The proteins below are encoded in one region of Pectinophora gossypiella chromosome 26, ilPecGoss1.1, whole genome shotgun sequence:
- the LOC126378447 gene encoding actin-related protein 6: MTETSCYILDNGAYTAKVGFSSMEPKIVPNCIMKAKSERRRPFIGSQIDECRDASGLFYILPFTKGFLVNWDTQKTVWDYMFSKECSPVNFNETPLILTEPLYNFSSIQEAMTEIFFEEYECQSLLRINATDLAEYNYRKTHNNECTVVVDCGYSFTYIVPYIKGKKYRDAIRRIDVGGKVLTNHLKEILSYRQLNVMDETYVINQVKEDSCFVSQDFMGDMEIAKKKAPYNTIVRDYVLPDYTTIRRGYLRDIVKPDEDLEQQTLRLNNERFTIPELLFHPSDVGIPQMGIPEAIIHSINLCPNEHTESLLANIVLCGGSTMFPGFRDRAYNETRSLALDHFDVNVTLPENPVTYAWEGGKKLFRDPDFYSFCMTKEEYEEEGKGLAYERFDI, translated from the exons ATGACTGAGACATCGTGTTATATCCTCGACAATGGAGCCTACACGGCGAAGGTCGGCTTCTCCTCTATGGAGCCGAAGATTGTCCCCAACTGCATCATGAAAGCTAAGTCCGAAAGACGTCGCCCCTTCATAGGCTCCCAAATAGACGAATGCCGAGACGCCTCGGGTCTATTTTACATCTTACCGTTTACTAAAGGGTTTCTAGTCAACTGGGACACCCAGAAGACAGTCTGGGACTATATGTTCAGCAAGGAATGCAGTCCGGTCAACTTCAATGAGACACCTCTCATCCTAACGGAACCGTTGTACAACTTTTCTTCGATACAAGAGGCTATGACTGAAATTTTCTTTGAAGAATACGAATGTCAGTCGTTATTGCGTATCAACGCAACGGATTTGGCCGAGTATAACTACAGGAAGACTCATAATAACGAATGTACGGTTGTTGTCGACTGCGGATACAGTTTTACATATATTGTACCATATATTAAAGGAAAGAAATATAGAGATGCTATAAGACGGATAGATGTTGGTGGGAAGGTACTAACCAACCATTTGAAGGAGATATTGTCATATAGGCAACTAAATGTGATGGATGAAACATATGTAATTAATCAAGTTAAAGAAGATTCTTGCTTCGTATCTCAGGATTTCATGGGGGACATGGAAATAGCAAAAAAGAAAG CCCCATATAACACAATAGTCCGCGACTACGTGCTACCAGACTACACAACAATCCGTCGTGGCTACCTGCGAGACATCGTCAAACCGGATGAAGACCTCGAGCAACAGACACTACGTCTCAACAATGAACGGTTCACCATCCCAGAGCTGCTCTTCCATCCTTCAGACGTCGGAATCCCACAGATGGGCATCCCAGAAGCCATAATCCACAGCATAAACTTATGTCCCAATGAACACACGGAAAGTCTTTTAGCGAACATCGTCTTATGCGGTGGAAGCACTATGTTCCCAGGGTTTCGTGACCGGGCATATAATGAGACCCGTTCATTAGCCTTAGACCATTTCGATGTAAACGTAACATTGCCCGAAAACCCAGTAACATATGCTTGGGAAGGCGGCAAGAAGTTATTCAGAGATCCAGATTTTTATTCCTTCTGTATGACTAAAGAAGAGTATGAGGAGGAGGGGAAGGGTCTAGCGTACGAGAGATTTGACATATAA